Proteins encoded by one window of Xiphophorus couchianus chromosome 13, X_couchianus-1.0, whole genome shotgun sequence:
- the LOC114155914 gene encoding immunoglobulin lambda-1 light chain-like — protein sequence MDLFSLKSLVFSLCFIGPSVGQKIVSESPAQAYLGENTTLKILIENEPSNIITWNFKGGNQILNVALLRPEGVKVNERYKGRASIDSANGHLTLTSAQLNDSGNYTVLVLGENTTEIGIVKLHVVDILHPNLTLLAPSSEELQQKKLTLTCLGNKGFPSDWQLRWHVNGSSQVHWKEEWGPVRRLDDDHYTWSSFLTVDEENWKKISSVTCRAILGSLAPVSVTLKIN from the exons ATTGTATCGGAGAGTCCAGCTCAAGCCTATTTGGGGGAAAACACAACACTTAAAATCCTGATTGAGAATGAGCCAAGTAACATAATAACCTGGAATTTCAAAGGTGGAAAccaaattttaaatgttgctcTTCTGCGTCCAGAAGGTGTCAAGGTGAATGAGCGCTACAAAGGTAGAGCTTCGATTGATTCAGCCAACGGCCACCTGACTCTGACCTCCGCACAACTGAATGACAGCGGAAATTATACTGTCTTAGTATTGGGGGAAAATACTACTGAAATTGGAATAGTTAAACTCCATGTTGTGG ATATTTTACATCCCAACCTGACTTTGCTGGCCCCCTCCAgtgaggagctgcagcagaagaagtTAACCCTCACATGTCTGGGAAACAAGGGCTTCCCCTCTGACTGGCAATTGCGGTGGCACGTCAATGGCAGCAGCCAAGTCCACTGGAAAGAGGAATGGGGCCCTGTGAGGCGTCTGGATGACGACCACTACACCTGGAGCAGCTTCTTGACAGTTGATGAGGAGAACTGGAAGAAGATATCGTCTGTGACCTGCAGGGCGATTCTGGGCTCACTGGCTCCAGTCTCAGTCACTCTAAAAATCAACTAG